A genomic region of Roseofilum casamattae BLCC-M143 contains the following coding sequences:
- a CDS encoding toxin-antitoxin system TumE family protein, whose protein sequence is MSLEQYIADVKEKISGSPIIAVTEIIDERILLNRGYFRARLTLINTDFLEIAESFTLQDNQLLTLDYRYQWMDASKQVLRKRWDSVKHFPDLSNFPHHIHLGSETNVEPGQSRNILEFIDFMESELI, encoded by the coding sequence ATGAGCTTAGAGCAATATATTGCCGACGTTAAGGAAAAAATATCTGGCAGTCCAATCATTGCGGTTACTGAGATTATCGATGAACGAATTCTACTCAATCGGGGCTATTTTCGGGCAAGATTGACCCTAATTAACACTGATTTCTTGGAAATTGCTGAATCATTCACACTTCAAGATAACCAGCTCTTAACGTTAGATTATCGTTACCAATGGATGGATGCATCGAAACAAGTTCTGAGAAAACGCTGGGATAGTGTCAAGCATTTTCCCGATTTATCCAACTTTCCCCATCATATTCATCTTGGCTCGGAGACAAATGTGGAACCCGGACAGTCTCGAAATATTTTGGAATTTATAGATTTTATGGAATCTGAGTTGATATGA
- a CDS encoding ShlB/FhaC/HecB family hemolysin secretion/activation protein gives MKKQYRYTLLWWTLVPLLPLSSLVCDRAAFADRPNRVNREGSPVAQTAPQSPPIPSADPSRDRFPQPAPAEPLPETLQEEPVLTPPPAEVTPQPPAPGVSFPLARIEVIGSTIFDTNEFAPIIQPLEGRAVTLEDLRQAAQDITQLYLDRGYLTSRALLVDQPITDGIVQIRVVEGSIERIDIQGNDRTHPDYIRRRIAAAADAPLNSSRLEEELRLLQTNPLFDRVEASIRPGTEIGQSVLVVQVSETNPFGGIVFFDNNSPPSVGSERFGTALRYRNLTGRGDEISLSYSRTTTGGADILDVNYRLPVNAKDGTVALRISPTWNRITESPFDDLDISGNSQLYEVSFRQPIARRLDREFALSVGFAHQQGQTFLFDDPFGFGIGPDEDGSSRTSVFKFGQDYTYRDTAGVWSLRSQFSLGTGLFDATSNSDPIPDGNFFSWLGQVQRLQRFGERHLLIVNGNLQLTPDSLLPSQQFVIGGGQNLRGYRQNARSGDNGFRLSVEDRISVVRNAEDVSVLQLIPFVDMGAVWNHGDNPNQLPEQNFLASAGLGLVWQPVPNLNFRLDYGYPIVDLDNRGNNLQDDGLHFSFSYQF, from the coding sequence TTGAAAAAACAATACAGATATACTCTACTTTGGTGGACTCTAGTCCCTCTTTTACCTCTTTCTTCGCTGGTTTGCGATCGAGCAGCGTTCGCCGATCGCCCCAACCGGGTTAACCGCGAAGGTTCCCCTGTAGCTCAAACTGCTCCTCAATCTCCGCCCATTCCTTCGGCCGATCCGAGTCGCGATCGCTTTCCGCAACCGGCTCCCGCAGAACCCCTTCCGGAAACCCTCCAGGAAGAACCGGTGCTCACTCCACCTCCTGCAGAAGTGACTCCGCAACCCCCAGCACCTGGAGTGAGTTTTCCTCTCGCTCGCATTGAAGTTATCGGCAGTACTATCTTCGATACCAATGAATTCGCTCCAATTATTCAACCGTTGGAAGGGCGCGCGGTGACTCTCGAAGACCTAAGACAAGCCGCCCAAGACATTACCCAACTGTATCTCGATCGCGGATATTTGACATCCAGAGCTTTACTGGTGGATCAACCCATTACCGATGGTATTGTACAAATTCGCGTTGTTGAAGGTAGTATCGAACGCATTGACATTCAAGGCAACGATCGCACTCATCCCGATTATATTCGCCGTCGGATTGCTGCGGCCGCCGATGCACCGTTGAATTCATCTCGGTTAGAAGAAGAATTGCGCTTGTTACAAACTAATCCTTTATTCGATCGCGTGGAAGCCAGTATACGTCCTGGAACGGAAATCGGACAAAGTGTCTTAGTAGTGCAAGTGAGCGAAACCAATCCCTTTGGCGGTATTGTGTTTTTTGATAATAATTCTCCCCCCAGCGTTGGTTCGGAGCGCTTTGGTACGGCTTTGCGCTATCGGAATTTAACGGGACGGGGAGATGAAATTAGTCTGTCCTACAGTCGAACGACTACAGGAGGGGCTGATATTTTAGATGTTAACTATCGCCTTCCGGTGAATGCGAAAGATGGCACGGTGGCCTTGCGTATTTCCCCCACTTGGAACCGGATTACCGAGTCTCCTTTTGACGATTTGGATATTAGTGGCAATTCCCAATTGTATGAAGTCAGTTTTCGCCAACCCATCGCGAGAAGGCTAGATCGAGAATTTGCCCTTTCTGTCGGTTTTGCTCATCAACAAGGACAAACCTTTTTGTTTGACGACCCCTTTGGGTTTGGCATTGGCCCGGATGAGGATGGTAGTTCTCGTACCAGCGTGTTTAAGTTCGGTCAAGATTATACTTATCGGGATACCGCAGGAGTTTGGTCTTTGCGATCGCAATTTAGTCTCGGTACCGGTTTATTCGATGCGACCTCGAACTCCGACCCCATTCCCGACGGTAATTTTTTCAGTTGGTTGGGACAAGTGCAACGGTTGCAACGGTTCGGAGAACGCCATTTGTTGATTGTTAATGGTAATTTACAGCTCACCCCCGATAGTTTATTGCCATCTCAACAGTTTGTCATTGGGGGCGGCCAAAACTTGCGGGGCTATCGCCAAAATGCGCGATCGGGCGATAATGGATTTCGCTTGTCTGTGGAAGACCGGATTTCCGTGGTTCGCAATGCTGAAGATGTCTCTGTATTGCAGTTAATTCCGTTCGTCGATATGGGAGCAGTTTGGAATCATGGAGATAATCCCAATCAATTGCCCGAGCAAAATTTCTTAGCCAGCGCTGGACTGGGACTGGTTTGGCAACCCGTACCAAATCTGAATTTTCGCCTAGATTACGGCTACCCCATCGTTGACTTAGATAATCGCGGTAATAATCTCCAAGATGACGGATTGCACTTTAGTTTCAGCTATCAATTTTAA
- the hemW gene encoding radical SAM family heme chaperone HemW, with amino-acid sequence MSQKNIPRSAYLHIPFCRRRCHYCDFAILAIGDRRWGDDSPKIHEYLHYLITEIEQTPDRGYPLETVFFGGGTPSLLSVAQLENILTAIDRQFGLSRDCEISMEMDPGTFDLAKLQGFLTLGVNRISLGVQSFDDRLLQLCGRSHDRQDVEQAISFLQQTNVDNFSLDLISGLPEQTEEQWQTTLETAIAIGPSHLSIYDLIIEPSTVFEGRYQPGISPLPSDDSAAQFYQLTSQLLRQSGYDHYEISNYARSGYQCRHNRVYWQNQPYYGWGMAAASYLNGIRFTRPRTPSAYYQWLQAGGAIDTPPTSSTEQFLETLMLGMRLAEGLSLETLTHHFGRPLLDRLGSCWYPYYQQGWIAINTPNGQPWHSGEPLPSEGQIYLSDPEGFLFSNTILAQMFSAIEAES; translated from the coding sequence ATGTCACAAAAAAATATTCCTCGCTCCGCTTATCTCCACATTCCCTTCTGTCGCCGTCGCTGCCATTACTGCGATTTTGCCATATTAGCGATTGGCGATCGCCGTTGGGGCGATGATTCTCCCAAAATCCACGAGTATCTGCATTATCTAATTACAGAGATCGAACAAACTCCCGATCGCGGTTATCCCTTAGAAACGGTATTTTTCGGTGGAGGCACTCCGTCTCTACTCAGCGTGGCACAGTTAGAGAACATTTTAACCGCGATCGATCGCCAGTTCGGACTCTCCAGGGATTGCGAAATTTCGATGGAAATGGATCCGGGAACCTTCGATCTGGCTAAGTTACAGGGATTTTTGACGTTAGGGGTTAACCGAATTAGCTTAGGAGTGCAGTCTTTTGACGATCGCCTGCTACAACTGTGCGGGCGATCGCACGATCGTCAGGATGTGGAGCAAGCGATCTCTTTTTTGCAGCAAACAAATGTCGATAACTTTAGCCTAGACCTGATTTCCGGTTTGCCCGAGCAAACTGAAGAGCAATGGCAAACCACTCTCGAAACCGCGATCGCGATCGGCCCGTCCCACTTATCAATCTATGACTTAATTATCGAGCCAAGCACGGTCTTTGAGGGCCGTTACCAACCGGGAATCAGTCCCCTTCCGAGCGACGACAGTGCCGCTCAATTTTATCAGCTCACTTCACAACTTTTGAGACAATCGGGCTACGATCATTATGAAATATCGAACTACGCGCGATCGGGATATCAATGTCGCCATAACCGCGTCTATTGGCAGAACCAGCCTTACTATGGATGGGGTATGGCAGCAGCCAGTTACCTCAACGGCATCCGATTTACCCGACCCCGCACCCCAAGTGCCTATTATCAATGGCTGCAAGCAGGAGGAGCTATTGATACTCCTCCAACCTCATCCACCGAACAATTCCTAGAAACGTTAATGCTCGGAATGCGTCTTGCAGAAGGCCTCTCTCTAGAGACCTTAACTCACCACTTTGGTCGTCCTCTCTTGGATAGATTAGGTTCCTGCTGGTATCCCTACTATCAACAAGGATGGATTGCCATTAACACCCCGAATGGACAGCCCTGGCATTCAGGAGAACCGCTCCCATCAGAGGGACAGATCTACCTGAGTGACCCAGAAGGCTTTTTATTTTCTAACACAATTCTCGCCCAGATGTTTTCGGCGATTGAGGCTGAAAGCTAG
- the psb27 gene encoding photosystem II protein Psb27, producing the protein MKRFFTRLLPLVLVAIIGLVGCSSNSALITGNYSQDTLKMVDGLRTAIELPDDSPDKAQAQAEARELINQYASRYRRDKSVLTLTSFTTMRTALNSLAGHYSSYPNRPIPEKLKKRLNQELRQVEAALKRGT; encoded by the coding sequence ATGAAGCGCTTTTTTACTCGATTGTTACCCTTGGTTTTGGTAGCAATTATCGGTCTGGTCGGCTGTTCGAGCAATTCTGCCCTAATTACGGGAAACTACTCTCAGGATACCTTAAAAATGGTGGACGGTCTGCGGACGGCGATCGAACTGCCCGATGATTCCCCTGACAAAGCTCAAGCTCAGGCTGAAGCGAGAGAACTGATTAATCAATATGCATCCCGATACCGCCGAGATAAGTCGGTGTTAACGTTAACATCGTTTACGACAATGCGTACTGCTTTAAATAGTTTAGCCGGCCATTATAGCTCCTATCCCAATCGTCCCATTCCCGAAAAGCTGAAAAAACGGCTGAATCAGGAGCTGCGTCAGGTAGAAGCGGCACTGAAACGAGGTACATAA